CGAAGCTGCAGCCGCAGCCTGGGCAATGCTTTCGTCCACAAGTTTGGGAGCCTGGGCTGTCCCGCAGAGGAAAACTCCTTCGGTTGCAAAGTCCACAGGTCTTAACTTTATGTGGACTTCCAGGAAAAAGCCGTTTGAGTCCAGAGGAACTTTAAACATAGGAGCAATCTGTTTGTTTGAAGCAGGAGCAGCAAGCGGAGCACTCAGAACTACAAGGTCAGCCTCGATTTCCAGGTCAAAACCAGTAATCTCGTCGTACACGCGGACCTCGTTTTCTCCTATCCATGGCAGCCGGGTATCGGAATAAGCTATAAAGCGGACACCTGCAGCCCTTGCCCTTGAGTAGAGTTCTTCCCAGGCACCATAGGTGCGCATTTCCCGATACAACACATGCACGGTAGCCGAAGGGTCCCTTTCCTTGATGCGGAGAGCATTTTTCACAGCTGTTATACAGCAGACTCTGGAACAGTAGGGGCGTTCTTTATTCCTGCTTCCTGCACACTGAACCATTACCACATGTTTTGCCTTGAAGTTGCCTTCGAGTTTTGCTTCAAGCCCGGACTGGGTGACAACATTCGGGAATTCGCCATAACTGAAGTATCCTGCAGGAGAAAGCTCTTCGGCTCCAGTTGCAAGAACCGCGACTGCAAACGAGACTTCCTGCTCTCTGCCTGTTCTATCCCTGACCCGGCCTTTGAAGTTTCCAACCGAGCCGCTGACTTCGACCAGTTCTGAATCTGTCATAACCGTGATCACGGGATGAGACCTGACTTTCTCTATAAGAGGACTGAGAATCTCACTGGTTTTCCTCCCGTCCTGAAGGACTGTTATATTCCTGAGAAGCCCTCCGAGTTCGGGTTCTTTTTCCACGAGTAAAACTTCAAACCCGTTTTCTGCAATCTCGAGGGCTGCATGCAGGCCTGAAATCCCTCCTCCGAGCACGAGTGCATTGTGCCCGAGTGAGAGTTCCTGTTTATAAAGAGGAGTAAGGTGCCTGACCCTGGAAACCCCCATCCTCATGATATCCTTTGCCTTTTCAGTGGCTTTCTCAGGCTCCTGCTGGTGAATCCACGAGCAGTGTTCCCTTATGTTCACAAGCTCAAAGAGGTAAGGGTTCAGTCCTGCAGCCCTGCAGCTTTCCTGGAAGAGGGGTTCGTGAGTTCTCGGAGTACAGGAGGCTACAAGTACCCTGTTAAGCCCGTACTCGGAGATCATTTCCTTGATCCTTTCCTGGGCATCTTCGGAGCAGGCATACATTTCTTCCCGTGCAACTGCTACATTTTCAAGCGTGCCTGCATAGCTCACCACTTCAGGAACGTTAACAAAGCCGCCTATGTTCGTGCCGCAGTGGCAGACAACCACCCCAACCTTTGGTTCACCTTCAACTGCCTTTTCCGGTGGGAACTCCTTTTTACTCTCCAGAGTCCCGCGGACAGAAGAAAGCAGAGCCCCGGCTTTTGCAGCAGCTCCGCTTGCCTGAGCCACAGTATCCGGAATATCTTTTGGACCCTGCACGGCTCCTGCAGCGAAAACTCCGGGTCTGTCCGTGCTCATGGGGTTCTCTATGGAAGTATTAATAAATCCGGCTCCTGTAAGCCCTACTCCTGCAAGCCTGGCAAGTTCTTTGCCTGATTCGGATGCCCCTATGCCTATAGAAAGGACGATCATATCGAACTCTTCATGGGATATGCTGCCGTCTTCGTTTTCATAAGGAATCCTTAATTCGCCTTTCAGAGGGTCGGTTTCAACACAGGAAGGACGAGACCGGATGAAACGGACTTTTTTCTCGTTTCTAGCTCGCTGGTAGAATTCTTCAAAGCCTTTCCCGAAAGCCCTTATGTCGATATTGAAGATTGCACATTCGATTTCCGGGTCGTGCTCTTTTGCAATCACTGCCTGTTTTACGGCATACATACAGCAGACCGAGGAGCAGTACTTTCTTGATAATCTCTGGTTTCTGGACCCAACGCATTGAATAAAAGCGATTTTTTTGGGTTCTTTTCCCCTTGAGGTCTGAAGATGCCCGTGGTAGGGCCCGGATGCGTTCAGAAGCCTCTCAAACTGAAGGGAGGTTACAACATCAGGATGCTCTGGCCTGTAAGCCTCAAGCCCTTTCGGGTTGAAAGCCTCAAAACCCGCAGCAAGTATTACGGCTCCTGCTTTGAGAGAGAGTTCCTTATCTTTCTGGGTGTAGTCAATGGCCCCTCTTTTGCATACCTTTGCACAATTTCCACATCTGCCCTTGCTCAGGTAGATGCAGTTTTCAGGGTCAATTGTCATGATTCTGGGAACAGCTTGCGGAAATGCGAGGTAAATAGCTTTTCTCGGAGCAAGCCCTTCATTGAACCCGTCCGAGACTTTTTTAGGACACTTTTCAATGCAGTCTCCGCAGCCAGTGCATTTTGTCTCGTCGACGTACCTGGCTTTTTTCCTG
The genomic region above belongs to Methanosarcina horonobensis HB-1 = JCM 15518 and contains:
- a CDS encoding CoB--CoM heterodisulfide reductase iron-sulfur subunit A family protein is translated as MKTDITGAVAVVGGGIAGVQASLDLANSGYKVYLIESGPTIGGKMAQLDKTFPTSDCAACILSPKLVEASRHPNIELLTYSEVLAIDGVAGGFTVKVRKKARYVDETKCTGCGDCIEKCPKKVSDGFNEGLAPRKAIYLAFPQAVPRIMTIDPENCIYLSKGRCGNCAKVCKRGAIDYTQKDKELSLKAGAVILAAGFEAFNPKGLEAYRPEHPDVVTSLQFERLLNASGPYHGHLQTSRGKEPKKIAFIQCVGSRNQRLSRKYCSSVCCMYAVKQAVIAKEHDPEIECAIFNIDIRAFGKGFEEFYQRARNEKKVRFIRSRPSCVETDPLKGELRIPYENEDGSISHEEFDMIVLSIGIGASESGKELARLAGVGLTGAGFINTSIENPMSTDRPGVFAAGAVQGPKDIPDTVAQASGAAAKAGALLSSVRGTLESKKEFPPEKAVEGEPKVGVVVCHCGTNIGGFVNVPEVVSYAGTLENVAVAREEMYACSEDAQERIKEMISEYGLNRVLVASCTPRTHEPLFQESCRAAGLNPYLFELVNIREHCSWIHQQEPEKATEKAKDIMRMGVSRVRHLTPLYKQELSLGHNALVLGGGISGLHAALEIAENGFEVLLVEKEPELGGLLRNITVLQDGRKTSEILSPLIEKVRSHPVITVMTDSELVEVSGSVGNFKGRVRDRTGREQEVSFAVAVLATGAEELSPAGYFSYGEFPNVVTQSGLEAKLEGNFKAKHVVMVQCAGSRNKERPYCSRVCCITAVKNALRIKERDPSATVHVLYREMRTYGAWEELYSRARAAGVRFIAYSDTRLPWIGENEVRVYDEITGFDLEIEADLVVLSAPLAAPASNKQIAPMFKVPLDSNGFFLEVHIKLRPVDFATEGVFLCGTAQAPKLVDESIAQAAAAASRACIILSKKSLESSAVISKVNTELCVGCGACEKVCPYGAISLTQVLLEKQGISYKARKSEVNPALCKGCGACAMSCPTGALDQQHFRNDQLLAQVKDVFAYSEEVL